The sequence ctctgcctctgcctctgcctctgtctctgtctctgtctctgcctaaGCCTAGGGCCGATTggaaggcagtgtgtgtgtgttggtgtgtgcctgtgcctgtgcatGTCTTCTTGCGTGAATACTGTATCTCCATCTGTGAGTACGTATACGTCTGTGAGCGTGAATACTGTATCTCCATCTGTGAGTATGTATACGTCTGTGAGCGTGAATACTGTATCTCCATCTGTGAGTACGTATACGTCTGTGAGCGTGAATACTGTATCTCCATCTGTGAGTACGTATACGTCTGTGAGCGTGAATACTGTATCTCCATCTGTCAGTACGTATACGTCTGTGAGCGTGAATACTGTATCTCCATCTGTGAGTACGTATACGTCTGTGAGCGTGAATACTGTATCTCCATCTGTGAGTACGTATACGTCTGTGAGCGTGAATACTGTATCTCCATCTGTCAGTACGTATACGTCTGTGAGCGTGAATACTGTATCTCCATCTGTGAGTACGTATACGTCTGTGAGCGTGTGGGAGACCTTTTCTTCACGGCTGGAGTGGCCTTTTAGCTCAGTCAGGATGTTGGCACAGAGAAACCCTGTCGTTTCCCTCCCTCCTGGTCCTCTGTCTGCTGCCTGATGAATTATTCAAGCCGATGGGCAGTGGGTAGTCACGGTGGTGTGGGTTACGGCTGCCAGACCATGCATATTGAACGGCATCTCTAGGCAATTTTGTAGTTTCGTAATCAAATATGTGTTGATCTGAGAGTAAAGGAGAAATAGCGCTTATCAGAAATTGTTCGGGGCGGACTTCACGAAAGAGGTGTCTTGGTTTTTACGCCATTAAGTCTTCCTGTGTATCCCGAGGGTTGTTGCCAGAACcgaaaggtcaaaggtcagattatTTTAGAGGAGAGACCTGACCTGGGTATCAAGTATCTGCATCATTAAAATCCTCTTGTTATCTCTGTATATGTGAATATATGTGAAATATATGTGATGAAATAACACCAGGGATTATTGTCAGTGGGTGAGGTCGTCTTCTCCATCATCTTCTTGCTGTAGCGACAAGCTGCCAACAACCCAGTGACAGACAGCTGTGATGACGCCACGACACTGAGACATGAGTGTGGAGGGGACAGATTACAGGCACTGTTGGGCTCTTTTCAGGCTTATTATCTTAAACcgggagggagagtggaagagagagagtggaagagtggaagagagagagggagagagagagagggggggagagggagagacgagtagggagagagaggaggagagagagagagacaagtagggagagagagaggaggagagagagagagacgagtagggagacagaggaggagagagagatgaggagagagagagaggaggagagagagagacgagtagggagagagaggaggagagagagacgagcagggagagagaggaggagagagagacgagtagggagagagaggaggagagagagagagacaagtagggagagagagaggaggaaagagagagagacgagtagggagagagaggagagagagaggagacgagtagggagagagaggaggaggagagagagagacaagtagggagagagaggaggagagagagagacaagtagggagagagagaggaggagagagagagagaggaggagagagagcgagacgagtacggagagagaggaggagagagagagagaggaggagagagagagagagagacaagtagggagagagaggaggagagagagagaggaggagagagagagacaagtagggagagagaggaggagagagagagaggaggagagagagagagagagagagaggaggagagagggagagagaggaggagagagggtgaggaagggTTGGGGGAAAGGGAAGACATCAAAGCAGTGATCCAAAAAAGGCCCAGATGTATACCACCAAAGAACAAAGCTGAACGTG comes from Oncorhynchus masou masou isolate Uvic2021 unplaced genomic scaffold, UVic_Omas_1.1 unplaced_scaffold_2735, whole genome shotgun sequence and encodes:
- the LOC135533859 gene encoding keratin-associated protein 4-11-like, whose translation is YVYVCEREYCISICEYVYVCEREYCISICEYVYVCEREYCISICEYVYVCEREYCISICQYVYVCEREYCISICEYVYVCEREYCISICEYVYVCEREYCISICQYVYVCEREYCISICEYVYVCERVGDLFFTAGVAF